A genomic region of Raphanus sativus cultivar WK10039 chromosome 6, ASM80110v3, whole genome shotgun sequence contains the following coding sequences:
- the LOC108812653 gene encoding elongation factor 1-alpha 1 produces the protein MGKEKFHINIVVIGHVDSGKSTTTGHLIYKLGGIDKRVIERFEKEAAEMNKRSFKYAWVLDKLKAERERGITIDIALWKFETTKYYCTVIDAPGHRDFIKNMITGTSQADCAVLIIDSTTGGFEAGISKDGQTREHALLAFTLGVKQMICCCNKMDATTPKYSKARYDEIIKEVSSYLKKVGYNPDKIPFVPISGFEGDNMIERSTNLDWYKGPTLLEALDQINEPKRPSDKPLRLPLQDVYKIGGIGTVPVGRVETGMLKPGMVVTFAPSGLTTEVKSVEMHHESLVEALPGDNVGFNVKNVAVKDLKRGYVASNSKDDPAKGAANFTSQVIIMNHPGQIGNGYAPVLDCHTSHIAVKFSEILTKIDRRSGKEIEKEPKFLKNGDAGMVKMTPTKPMVVETFSEYPPLGRFAVRDMRQTVAVGVIKSVDKKDPTGAKVTKAAVKKGAK, from the exons ATGGGTAAAGAGAAGTTCCACATCAACATCGTGGTCATCGGCCACGTCGACTCGGGAAAATCCACGACCACCGGTCACTTGATCTACAAGCTAGGCGGCATCGACAAGCGTGTCATCGAGAGGTTCGAGAAGGAAGCCGCTGAGATGAACAAGAGGTCTTTCAAGTACGCGTGGGTCTTGGACAAGCTCAAGGCCGAGCGTGAGCGTGGTATCACCATCGACATTGCTCTCTGGAAGTTCGAGACCACCAAGTACTACTGCACCGTCATCGACGCTCCCGGTCATCGTGATTTCATCAAGAACATGATCACTGGTACCTCCCAGGCTGATTGTGCtgttttgattattgattcCACCACTGGTGGGTTTGAGGCTGGTATCTCTAAGGATGGTCAGACGCGTGAGCATGCTCTTCTTGCTTTCACGCTTGGTGTCAAGCAGATGATTTGCTGCTGTAACAAG ATGGATGCTACTACTCCTAAGTACTCAAAGGCTAGGTACGATGAGATTATCAAGGAGGTGTCTTCTTACTTGAAGAAGGTTGGTTACAACCCTGACAAGATCCCGTTTGTCCCCATCTCTGGTTTCGAGGGTGACAACATGATTGAGAGGTCCACCAATCTCGACTGGTACAAGGGACCGACTCTCCTCGAGGCTCTTGACCAGATCAACGAGCCCAAGAGGCCATCAGACAAGCCCCTCCGTCTTCCACTCCAGGATGTTTACAAGATCGGTGGTATTGGAACGGTGCCGGTGGGTCGTGTCGAGACTGGTATGCTCAAGCCTGGTATGGTTGTGACTTTCGCTCCTTCGGGGTTGACCACTGAGGTTAAGTCTGTTGAGATGCACCACGAGTCTCTTGTGGAGGCGCTTCCAGGTGACAATGTTGGGTTCAATGTCAAGAACGTTGCTGTAAAGGATCTTAAGCGTGGGTATGTTGCATCCAACTCCAAGGATGATCCTGCTAAAGGTGCTGCTAACTTCACCTCCCAGGTTATCATCATGAACCACCCTGGTCAGATTGGTAACGGTTACGCTCCGGTTCTTGATTGCCACACGTCCCACATTGCTGTCAAGTTCTCTGAGATCTTGACCAAGATTGATAGGCGTTCTGGTAAGGAGATTGAGAAGGAGCCCAAGTTTTTGAAGAATGGTGATGCTGGTATGGTGAAGATGACTCCGACCAAGCCCATGGTTGTTGAGACTTTCTCAGAGTACCCGCCGCTTGGACGTTTCGCTGTTAGGGACATGAGGCAGACTGTTGCAGTCGGTGTCATCAAGAGCGTTGACAAGAAAGACCCAACCGGAGCCAAGGTGACCAAGGCTGCCGTTAAGAAGGGTGCCAAGTAA